One Halobaculum roseum DNA window includes the following coding sequences:
- a CDS encoding ParA family protein: MSADEFEGLPGAAVSLLKGGVGKSTIALNIADRLAARGHETVLLDLDKDGHMTTQLGYDDAYDRDANLGDALIDGEDPEDLLIETDFGVHLLPSSNELENVETRLKDERFADVKLRRNVVDPLIQNGYDYVIIDAAGGRGKLSDNALIAVQRVIIPLIPRAGSINGLNKMIERQISPIRQNIGLDILAVTPNMIRETMGQRNEHRTLVENLNREFGSFVPEYARVDPEIFDALDDSGRTIDSIPKPGIRERTAISRAFKQGMPVSEFDEDCDQIPNFDHLADLVEEHSHA; encoded by the coding sequence TAGGGAAATCCACGATCGCGCTCAACATCGCTGATCGACTCGCTGCTCGTGGCCATGAGACGGTACTATTGGATCTGGATAAGGACGGGCACATGACGACTCAGTTGGGATACGACGATGCGTACGACCGAGATGCGAACCTCGGTGACGCCCTTATCGATGGTGAGGACCCCGAAGACCTGCTTATCGAGACGGACTTCGGCGTTCACCTCCTCCCGTCGAGTAACGAGCTCGAGAATGTTGAGACGAGGCTGAAGGACGAACGGTTCGCAGACGTGAAGCTTCGGCGGAACGTTGTCGATCCGCTCATTCAAAACGGATACGACTACGTGATAATTGATGCCGCAGGCGGCCGTGGGAAACTCTCCGACAACGCCCTCATCGCCGTCCAGCGCGTCATAATCCCGCTAATCCCGCGTGCTGGCTCGATCAACGGCCTCAATAAGATGATTGAACGCCAGATCTCCCCAATCCGGCAGAATATCGGGTTGGATATCCTCGCAGTCACTCCGAATATGATTCGCGAAACAATGGGACAACGCAACGAGCATCGGACTCTCGTTGAAAATCTCAACCGGGAGTTCGGTTCATTCGTCCCCGAGTACGCTCGTGTGGACCCGGAGATCTTCGATGCCCTCGATGATTCGGGACGCACCATCGATAGTATTCCGAAGCCAGGGATTCGCGAACGGACCGCAATTTCCCGCGCCTTCAAGCAAGGAATGCCGGTCTCGGAGTTCGACGAAGATTGCGACCAGATCCCGAATTTCGATCACTTAGCGGACCTCGTGGAGGAACACAGCCATGCCTAA
- a CDS encoding RidA family protein — protein MEANSVTESQLSRASESSRKQRDGTKFIGGYGKKTGDSDLLFIEGQLPEDGDRIASDASPVRQLELCLGNLETQLERHGKEMSDVLQLTLYLAEMDAYERVNDAYEQYFDETYPARTTIGVCELLGDAAVTVDAVVAIE, from the coding sequence ATGGAGGCGAACTCAGTGACCGAATCACAGCTAAGTCGTGCCAGTGAGAGTAGCCGCAAGCAGCGTGACGGAACAAAATTTATCGGCGGCTATGGCAAGAAAACGGGAGATTCGGACCTCCTCTTCATCGAAGGCCAACTGCCGGAGGATGGAGACCGGATCGCGAGCGATGCATCCCCTGTGCGTCAGCTCGAATTGTGTTTAGGAAACCTCGAAACCCAGCTTGAACGGCACGGGAAAGAAATGAGTGACGTTCTGCAGCTCACCCTGTATCTCGCTGAGATGGATGCATACGAGCGTGTGAATGACGCCTATGAGCAGTACTTTGATGAGACGTATCCAGCCCGAACGACGATCGGCGTCTGTGAACTGCTCGGCGATGCTGCAGTTACCGTGGATGCCGTCGTCGCCATCGAATAG
- a CDS encoding ArsR/SmtB family transcription factor has product MAQTTERLRRYLDDELGECRNEDVERRLDELSTLEAALGTAQVNAELDVLSALSNETRYTLVRVLVAAQEELCVCELNAVVDVTESGLSHALSKLLDAGLVSGRKDGRWKKYRATNRAVALITVLEGSVTDE; this is encoded by the coding sequence ATGGCACAAACTACAGAACGACTTCGCCGCTATCTCGATGATGAACTCGGGGAGTGTCGCAACGAGGATGTTGAGCGCCGCCTCGACGAACTCAGCACCCTCGAAGCAGCACTCGGGACAGCGCAGGTGAACGCTGAACTCGATGTGCTCTCAGCACTCTCCAACGAGACACGATATACGCTCGTCCGTGTGCTCGTTGCCGCACAAGAGGAACTCTGCGTCTGTGAACTGAATGCGGTCGTCGACGTGACCGAGAGCGGGCTCAGCCACGCGCTCTCGAAACTTCTCGATGCAGGACTCGTTTCGGGCCGAAAAGATGGCCGGTGGAAGAAGTACCGTGCAACAAACCGGGCTGTCGCGCTTATCACTGTCCTCGAGGGGAGCGTGACCGATGAGTAA